A single region of the Paraburkholderia sp. SOS3 genome encodes:
- a CDS encoding LysR family transcriptional regulator, with protein sequence MDIRALRYFAEVVNCGGFSRASEILHVTQPAISRAVRLLEEECGVRLLTREPKTVKLTREGAVVYRHATQMLRQARRLTSELTDMKSELKGALRLGLPPLVGSTFFSDTITRFRREYPGIELQIAEFFSSHLEQALDDGEIDIAAAMLPVDTERFVLQQFAADRLMFVVNPGHEISTHSAVRILALKNQPLVTFTKDFKLCRLIEDACRAQGFAPSIVGRSSHLDFVLAMVASGMGITVLPRSVIERTSAGHFVTVPIVKPAIHFELALVRPQEKYVSHECRAWVELAADVLGFEISDSFVSRVDHEPRR encoded by the coding sequence TTGGACATTCGCGCGTTGCGCTATTTTGCAGAGGTAGTCAATTGCGGCGGCTTTAGTCGCGCTTCCGAGATTCTGCACGTCACTCAACCGGCAATCAGCCGCGCGGTGCGCTTGCTCGAAGAGGAATGCGGGGTTCGACTACTGACCCGCGAGCCAAAGACAGTCAAACTCACTCGCGAAGGCGCCGTAGTCTATCGGCACGCTACCCAGATGCTGCGTCAAGCTCGTCGGCTAACATCGGAACTGACAGATATGAAGTCAGAGCTGAAGGGAGCGTTGCGCCTCGGGTTGCCGCCTCTGGTTGGATCGACGTTCTTTTCCGACACAATCACGCGGTTTCGAAGAGAATATCCCGGCATCGAACTTCAAATTGCGGAGTTTTTCTCAAGCCACCTCGAGCAGGCGCTCGACGACGGAGAGATCGATATTGCGGCGGCGATGCTGCCCGTCGACACGGAACGCTTTGTCCTGCAGCAGTTCGCCGCCGATCGACTGATGTTCGTCGTCAATCCGGGCCACGAAATAAGCACTCATTCAGCAGTCAGAATACTTGCGCTGAAAAACCAGCCGTTAGTCACCTTCACCAAAGACTTCAAGCTGTGCCGGCTGATCGAGGACGCGTGTCGGGCGCAAGGATTCGCCCCCTCGATCGTTGGACGGAGCAGTCACCTTGATTTCGTGCTGGCAATGGTGGCCTCCGGAATGGGTATAACCGTCTTGCCCAGGTCGGTTATCGAGCGGACCAGTGCAGGGCACTTCGTCACGGTACCCATCGTGAAACCCGCTATCCATTTCGAGCTTGCACTCGTGCGACCGCAGGAGAAATACGTTAGCCATGAATGCAGGGCCTGGGTTGAGCTCGCGGCGGATGTCCTCGGATTTGAGATTTCCGACTCCTTCGTGTCCCGGGTCGACCACGAACCACGGCGTTAA
- a CDS encoding aromatic-ring-hydroxylating dioxygenase subunit beta: MSSTTTRFPDIEVGSQTMARISRLNAHYCSAIDNGDLERWPTFFADDCTYRILTRADFDAGRDFGIWFCNTRGMLLDRVSSIQSVNVFEPHVYRHVIGPTEIVGVDADGTIRCETSYMVVRTGYEGTMVVFSAGRYVDAVRMEGEAALLRERTVVTDSCRYDTLVALPL, encoded by the coding sequence ATGTCTAGCACGACCACGCGGTTTCCCGACATCGAAGTCGGCTCGCAGACGATGGCGCGTATCAGCCGCCTGAATGCGCACTATTGCAGCGCGATCGACAATGGCGATCTCGAACGCTGGCCCACATTCTTCGCCGACGATTGCACGTATCGCATTCTGACCCGCGCCGATTTCGACGCGGGCCGCGATTTCGGCATCTGGTTCTGCAACACGCGCGGCATGCTGCTCGATCGCGTCAGCTCGATACAGTCGGTCAACGTGTTCGAGCCGCATGTGTATCGCCATGTGATCGGCCCGACGGAAATCGTCGGCGTCGACGCGGACGGCACGATTCGTTGCGAGACCAGCTATATGGTCGTGCGCACGGGCTATGAGGGGACGATGGTGGTGTTCAGTGCAGGCCGGTATGTCGACGCGGTGCGCATGGAAGGCGAGGCCGCGCTGCTGCGGGAACGCACGGTCGTCACCGATTCGTGCCGCTACGACACGCTCGTCGCGTTGCCTTTATAA
- a CDS encoding AEC family transporter, producing MLTTLEILTPVFALIFAGAVCRRRNLLGVTAAAELNRFVVWLAMPALLFDSMAHSTWQQLDQPGFVATFSVACALLFLGVLIVRLAQGRHLADASVDAVAASNPNTGYIGFPLALIVFGNAGLTPTTIATIIVSCVLFALAIVLIEIGLQTERSPHKIGLKVLRSLAKNPLIVSPVAGVLVSSAQWAMPHSIETFLKLLGGAASPCALISLGLFLAEKRPAVNGRGTPFAFTAIKLIVQPACAWWMASRAFALPTDTVGVAVLLAALPTGTGPYMLAEFYRREAQVTSQTILYSTVASLVTLSLLLMIMQRHGF from the coding sequence ATGTTGACTACGCTCGAAATCTTGACTCCCGTCTTCGCGTTGATCTTCGCGGGCGCCGTCTGCCGACGGCGCAATCTGCTTGGCGTGACCGCCGCCGCCGAACTAAACCGTTTCGTCGTGTGGCTTGCCATGCCCGCGCTGCTGTTCGACTCGATGGCGCATTCCACGTGGCAACAGCTAGATCAGCCGGGATTCGTGGCAACATTCTCGGTTGCATGCGCCTTGCTGTTTTTAGGCGTGCTGATCGTGCGGCTCGCGCAGGGACGGCATCTAGCCGACGCAAGCGTCGATGCGGTCGCGGCGTCCAATCCGAATACCGGCTATATCGGCTTTCCGCTTGCGTTGATCGTGTTCGGCAATGCGGGACTCACGCCGACGACGATCGCGACGATCATCGTGTCGTGCGTGCTTTTCGCGCTCGCGATCGTGCTGATCGAGATCGGATTGCAGACCGAACGTTCGCCGCACAAGATCGGTTTGAAGGTGCTGCGCTCGCTGGCAAAAAATCCGCTGATTGTTTCGCCGGTCGCTGGCGTACTCGTTTCGAGCGCGCAATGGGCGATGCCGCACAGTATCGAGACATTTCTCAAGCTCCTCGGCGGCGCGGCGAGCCCCTGCGCGCTCATAAGCCTCGGGCTTTTTCTGGCGGAGAAACGGCCAGCGGTCAACGGACGCGGCACCCCGTTCGCATTTACCGCGATCAAGCTGATCGTGCAGCCGGCATGCGCGTGGTGGATGGCGTCACGTGCGTTCGCATTACCGACCGATACGGTAGGCGTCGCCGTGTTGCTTGCGGCCCTGCCTACGGGCACCGGGCCGTACATGCTCGCGGAATTCTATCGGCGTGAAGCGCAAGTGACGTCGCAGACCATTCTCTATTCCACGGTTGCTTCGCTTGTGACGCTTTCACTGCTATTGATGATCATGCAGCGGCACGGGTTCTGA
- the ilvC gene encoding ketol-acid reductoisomerase, with the protein MRVFYDKDASLSLIKGKQVTIIGYGSQGHAHALNLKESGVKVTVGLRKGGASWSKAENAGLAVKEVAEAVKGADVVMMLLPDEQIAEVYRNEVHANAKQGAALAFAHGFNVHYGQVIPRADLDVIMIAPKAPGHTVRSTYTQGGGVPHLVAVAQDKSGAARDIALSYAAANGGGRAGIIETNFREETETDLFGEQAVLCGGTVDLIKAGFETLVEAGYAPEMAYFECLHELKLIVDLIYEGGIANMNYSISNNAEYGEYVTGPRIITDETKKVMKDVLKDIQTGEYAKSFIIENRAGAPTLQSRRRLTAEHQIEQVGAKLRAMMPWIAKNKLVDKSVN; encoded by the coding sequence ATGCGAGTTTTCTATGATAAAGACGCGAGCCTCTCGTTGATCAAAGGCAAGCAGGTCACGATCATCGGTTACGGCTCGCAGGGCCATGCGCACGCGCTGAACCTGAAAGAAAGCGGCGTGAAGGTGACCGTCGGTCTTCGCAAGGGCGGCGCTTCGTGGAGCAAGGCTGAGAACGCGGGCCTCGCCGTGAAGGAAGTGGCCGAGGCGGTAAAGGGCGCCGACGTCGTCATGATGCTGCTGCCCGACGAGCAGATCGCCGAGGTGTACAGGAACGAAGTGCACGCCAATGCGAAGCAGGGCGCCGCGCTCGCGTTCGCACACGGCTTCAACGTGCACTACGGCCAGGTGATTCCGCGTGCGGACCTCGACGTGATCATGATCGCGCCGAAGGCGCCGGGTCACACGGTGCGTAGCACGTACACGCAAGGCGGCGGCGTGCCGCACCTCGTCGCGGTTGCGCAGGACAAATCGGGCGCGGCGCGCGATATCGCGCTGTCGTATGCGGCGGCGAACGGCGGCGGCCGTGCCGGCATCATCGAGACGAACTTCCGCGAAGAAACCGAAACCGACCTGTTCGGCGAACAGGCCGTGCTGTGCGGCGGCACGGTCGATCTGATCAAGGCCGGCTTCGAGACGCTGGTCGAGGCCGGTTACGCGCCGGAAATGGCGTACTTCGAGTGCCTGCATGAACTGAAGCTGATCGTCGACCTGATCTACGAAGGCGGCATCGCGAACATGAACTACTCGATCTCGAACAACGCCGAGTACGGCGAGTACGTGACGGGCCCGCGCATCATCACCGACGAAACGAAGAAGGTGATGAAGGACGTGCTGAAAGACATCCAGACGGGCGAATACGCGAAGAGCTTCATCATCGAAAACCGCGCCGGTGCGCCGACGCTGCAATCGCGCCGCCGTCTGACGGCCGAGCACCAGATCGAGCAGGTCGGTGCGAAGCTGCGCGCGATGATGCCGTGGATCGCGAAGAACAAGCTCGTCGATAAAAGCGTGAACTGA
- a CDS encoding D-2-hydroxyacid dehydrogenase translates to MREATKRFRLHLESQSRQASAFHLDPAAWQQASLRHAELARHIDVSFGWDGERFATPLDDVDFLLASRFPHAAVNDAQRLRWIHTTGAGVDQLLPLDGLRDDLILTNSSGIHVDKVGEFVQMALLMLNAQLPAVLRAQHEHRWDARLTAPIRGKTVLLIGLGDLGLSASRAARALGLRVLALNRSGRAPEPAASETAMPDVLASVSELDRWLPEADFVVVTAPLTPATRGLLSATRLAAMRQGACVVNLSRAALVDYPALFERLRAGACGGAVLDVFEPEPLAHDSQVWDVPGLIVTPHISCDAPDYNQRVLDLWFGNFARWLHGEPLANIVSRARGY, encoded by the coding sequence ATGCGCGAAGCAACAAAGCGTTTCCGGTTGCACCTCGAAAGCCAGAGCCGGCAGGCGTCGGCGTTCCATCTGGACCCCGCGGCCTGGCAGCAGGCGTCGCTGCGCCATGCGGAGCTGGCACGGCACATCGACGTATCGTTCGGCTGGGACGGCGAGCGGTTCGCCACGCCGCTCGACGACGTCGATTTTCTGCTCGCCTCGCGTTTTCCGCATGCGGCGGTCAACGATGCGCAGCGCTTGCGATGGATTCATACGACCGGCGCCGGCGTCGACCAGTTGTTGCCGCTCGACGGTCTGCGCGACGACCTGATATTGACGAACAGCAGCGGCATTCATGTCGACAAGGTTGGCGAGTTCGTGCAAATGGCGCTGCTGATGCTGAATGCGCAACTGCCGGCGGTATTGCGTGCGCAGCATGAACATCGCTGGGATGCGCGACTGACCGCGCCGATTCGCGGCAAGACCGTGCTTCTGATCGGCCTTGGAGATCTCGGACTTTCGGCGAGCCGCGCGGCGAGAGCGCTTGGTTTGCGCGTGCTCGCGCTCAATCGCAGCGGTCGCGCACCGGAGCCGGCGGCGTCGGAAACCGCTATGCCCGATGTGCTGGCGTCTGTGTCGGAGCTCGATAGGTGGCTTCCCGAAGCGGACTTCGTTGTCGTCACCGCGCCGTTGACGCCGGCAACGCGCGGCCTTCTTTCCGCCACACGTCTTGCGGCGATGCGACAGGGCGCGTGTGTCGTGAATCTGTCGCGCGCGGCACTCGTGGACTATCCGGCATTGTTCGAGCGGCTGCGTGCGGGCGCTTGCGGCGGCGCGGTGCTCGACGTATTCGAGCCCGAGCCGCTTGCGCACGACAGCCAGGTATGGGACGTGCCGGGTTTGATCGTCACGCCTCACATCTCATGCGACGCGCCGGATTACAACCAGCGTGTGCTCGATTTGTGGTTCGGCAATTTCGCAAGATGGCTGCACGGCGAACCGCTTGCCAATATCGTCAGCCGCGCGCGGGGGTATTGA
- a CDS encoding aromatic ring-hydroxylating dioxygenase subunit alpha, with the protein MTTSTVAMPASRIVWPAEGITRVPLRVFSDTATYEREQDAVFRGPTWSFLCLDIEIPNPGDYVTTKVGHTSVIVVRHQDGGIRALVNKCVHKGSVLCYEAQGNRKRPNFVCPYHNWVYNFEGELTSVAFEKGVQGKGGMPDDFDKTQFRLTTLRVASIRGLVFGSFSVEAPPLEDYLGPTMVAHIERTLYGKPKILGRYSQVMHNNWKLYVENSRDNYHPSLLHAFFSTFKINRLSAEGGTLQDEDSRHHITFTKRFTDAGDAAYDSGIIRAMRDDFGLKDPSLIDQWMEYPDQITNAIQSIFPGFVLHQIMNSIGVRQVVPLGVDRCELIWTVLGFEEDTPEQTLIRRKQSNLVGPAGFVSMEDGTIGAFVEKGIRGDLDDAAVIEMGGKGTGPMATRATETSVRGFWKFYRELMHV; encoded by the coding sequence ATGACGACGAGCACCGTCGCTATGCCGGCGAGCAGGATCGTATGGCCTGCGGAAGGCATCACGCGCGTGCCGCTGCGTGTGTTTTCCGATACGGCCACCTATGAACGCGAGCAGGACGCGGTATTTCGCGGTCCGACATGGAGCTTTCTGTGCCTCGACATCGAGATACCGAACCCTGGCGATTACGTGACGACGAAAGTCGGGCATACGTCGGTGATCGTCGTGCGGCATCAGGACGGCGGCATCCGCGCGCTCGTGAACAAATGCGTGCATAAGGGCTCGGTGCTGTGTTACGAAGCGCAGGGCAACCGCAAGCGCCCGAATTTCGTCTGCCCGTACCACAACTGGGTCTATAACTTCGAAGGCGAACTGACGAGCGTCGCCTTCGAAAAGGGCGTGCAAGGCAAGGGCGGCATGCCCGACGATTTCGACAAGACGCAGTTCCGCTTGACCACGTTGCGCGTGGCGAGCATCCGCGGACTCGTATTCGGTTCGTTTTCGGTTGAAGCGCCGCCGCTCGAAGACTATCTCGGTCCGACGATGGTCGCGCATATCGAGCGCACGCTATACGGCAAACCGAAGATTCTCGGCCGCTACAGCCAGGTCATGCACAACAACTGGAAGCTGTACGTCGAGAATAGCCGCGACAACTATCACCCGAGCCTGCTGCACGCATTCTTTTCGACGTTCAAGATCAACCGGCTGTCGGCGGAAGGCGGCACGCTGCAAGACGAGGACAGCCGTCATCACATCACGTTTACCAAACGCTTTACCGACGCCGGCGACGCGGCATACGACTCCGGCATCATCCGTGCGATGCGCGACGACTTCGGGTTGAAAGACCCGTCGTTGATCGACCAGTGGATGGAGTACCCGGATCAGATCACCAACGCGATCCAGAGCATCTTTCCGGGCTTCGTGCTGCATCAGATCATGAACTCGATCGGCGTGCGCCAGGTGGTGCCGCTCGGGGTCGACCGTTGCGAATTGATCTGGACCGTGCTCGGTTTCGAGGAAGACACGCCGGAGCAGACGCTGATCCGCCGCAAGCAGAGCAACCTCGTCGGTCCGGCCGGGTTCGTATCGATGGAGGACGGCACGATCGGCGCGTTCGTCGAGAAGGGGATTCGCGGCGACCTCGACGATGCCGCAGTGATCGAGATGGGCGGCAAGGGCACCGGGCCGATGGCGACCCGAGCAACGGAGACATCCGTGCGCGGCTTCTGGAAATTTTATCGGGAATTGATGCATGTCTAG
- a CDS encoding aromatic ring-hydroxylating oxygenase subunit alpha, whose translation MSDAHHRAALDTAVVGEWFVVSTTARIGVTPLRTRLLGRPLAVWRDPSTGEPIAAPDIGAPQRYRAIDRYGYTWVSLAAPRRALFTLPQYAQPGRRLIDCGAFGVHTSAPRVIENFLDMGHFPYVHAGILGEEPHTEVKDYAVHEDENGELWATDCAFWQPRAAAAADTGMDVDYTYRVPQPFCALLYKTSPRMPAERDVIALFVQPLSEVESRAHLLMLLFDDEHDNTELVSFQHTIFGQDKPILENQLPKRLPLDVRAEVSTSADAMSMAYRRWLKTKRLSYGVEVTSSR comes from the coding sequence ATGAGCGATGCGCATCACCGAGCCGCACTCGATACCGCAGTCGTAGGCGAGTGGTTCGTCGTATCGACTACCGCTCGCATCGGCGTGACGCCGCTACGCACCCGTCTGTTGGGCCGGCCGTTAGCGGTGTGGCGCGACCCGTCAACTGGCGAACCTATCGCCGCGCCCGACATCGGCGCGCCACAGCGCTATCGCGCAATCGACCGTTACGGCTACACGTGGGTCTCGCTCGCCGCACCACGACGTGCGCTCTTCACGCTGCCGCAATATGCGCAGCCGGGCCGTCGCTTGATCGATTGCGGCGCCTTCGGCGTGCATACGTCGGCGCCTCGCGTGATCGAAAACTTTCTCGATATGGGGCATTTCCCTTATGTGCACGCAGGCATTCTCGGCGAGGAGCCGCACACTGAAGTAAAAGACTACGCGGTGCACGAGGACGAGAACGGCGAACTCTGGGCCACCGATTGCGCATTCTGGCAGCCCCGCGCGGCCGCGGCCGCAGACACGGGCATGGACGTCGACTACACGTATCGCGTGCCGCAGCCATTCTGTGCGCTGCTCTACAAGACAAGTCCTCGCATGCCTGCGGAGCGCGATGTGATCGCGCTCTTCGTGCAACCACTTAGCGAAGTGGAAAGCCGCGCACATCTTCTGATGCTGCTGTTTGACGACGAGCACGACAACACGGAACTCGTAAGCTTCCAGCACACCATCTTCGGGCAAGACAAACCGATTCTCGAAAACCAGTTGCCGAAGCGGTTGCCGCTCGATGTGCGCGCCGAAGTGTCGACTAGCGCGGATGCGATGTCGATGGCCTACCGGCGATGGCTGAAGACGAAGCGCCTTAGCTATGGCGTGGAAGTCACATCCTCGCGTTGA
- a CDS encoding UbiX family flavin prenyltransferase codes for MDMNSLPLGTRRRIVVGISGASGAVYGVRLLQLLRELDVETHLVVSRSAQVTMAQEMDIQLADVKALADVHYPNADIGAAISSGSFRVDGMIVAPCSIKTLSEIATGCTSSLLSRAADVMLKERRRLVLMVRETPLHAGHIRSLAAVTEAGAIVYPPVPAFYARPASIEEMIDHTLGRVLDLFGIDARTVRRWQGAVG; via the coding sequence ATGGATATGAACTCACTACCGTTAGGTACCCGCCGGCGCATCGTCGTCGGCATCAGCGGCGCGTCTGGTGCGGTCTATGGCGTGAGGCTGCTGCAACTGTTGCGCGAGCTCGACGTCGAGACGCACCTCGTCGTCAGCCGTTCGGCGCAGGTGACGATGGCGCAGGAGATGGACATCCAGCTCGCGGACGTGAAAGCGCTCGCCGACGTCCATTACCCGAACGCCGATATTGGCGCGGCGATTTCGAGCGGTTCGTTTCGCGTCGACGGGATGATCGTTGCACCCTGCTCGATCAAAACGCTGTCGGAGATCGCGACCGGCTGCACGAGCTCGCTGCTCTCGCGCGCGGCCGACGTGATGTTGAAGGAGCGCAGACGGCTTGTGCTGATGGTGCGTGAAACGCCGTTACATGCCGGACATATCCGCAGTCTTGCGGCAGTGACGGAGGCGGGGGCGATCGTTTATCCGCCGGTGCCCGCGTTTTATGCGCGGCCGGCGTCGATCGAAGAGATGATCGACCACACGCTTGGCCGGGTACTCGATCTATTCGGCATCGATGCGCGGACAGTGCGCCGGTGGCAGGGCGCCGTCGGTTGA
- a CDS encoding glutathione S-transferase family protein, protein MIRLFNYELSEQCYKLRLFMHFLRVEYETVAVDFYPGREHETAQLAQNDVWARLPVLEDGVSRLHDSEAILVYLAGRYDASAAWFPAQPAARAQVVAWFPIARDLTRTASGARLHDVFGCVLDVKRARHEARAIFRLVDDHLADREIEGRHWLAGEAPTLADIACFPCIALSHEGGIARDDFPAIRRWIDRMRHLDGFVAMPGILGPPR, encoded by the coding sequence ATGATCAGGCTTTTTAACTACGAACTCTCGGAACAGTGCTACAAGCTGCGGCTTTTCATGCATTTTCTGCGCGTGGAGTATGAGACTGTAGCCGTCGATTTTTATCCGGGGCGAGAGCATGAAACGGCGCAGCTCGCACAGAACGATGTGTGGGCGCGGTTGCCGGTTCTCGAAGACGGCGTCTCGCGACTGCACGATAGCGAAGCGATCCTCGTATATCTCGCGGGTCGCTACGACGCGAGCGCAGCCTGGTTCCCGGCCCAACCTGCGGCACGCGCGCAAGTCGTCGCATGGTTCCCGATCGCGCGTGACCTCACTCGTACGGCATCGGGCGCGCGGCTACATGACGTGTTCGGGTGCGTGCTCGACGTTAAACGCGCGCGTCACGAAGCGCGTGCGATTTTCAGGCTTGTCGATGATCATCTCGCTGATAGAGAAATCGAAGGGCGGCACTGGCTGGCCGGCGAAGCGCCGACGCTTGCCGATATAGCCTGCTTTCCGTGCATTGCGCTTTCACATGAAGGCGGCATTGCTCGCGATGATTTTCCTGCGATTCGCCGCTGGATAGACCGAATGCGACACCTCGACGGCTTTGTCGCGATGCCCGGTATTCTGGGTCCGCCTCGTTGA
- a CDS encoding Rieske (2Fe-2S) protein, whose product MTDVEPDCFDAHIRWYPVAASREVGRGRIVQSILNGQELALWRSADGEARAWENRCPHRGTRLSLGYVAGDTLSCAYHGWRFDKDGTCTYIPAKPDISPPQSACAKSYAAREDSGLIWATLGDMPWNGIGDVSMPSAFCRSFVVYRSPHYTRRFLQNHFAAVGVDDAMMERRDGSGARHVLFLQPMSGERTVVYLWIDALDETGSALHIDAMSRAAREFKKLRTQIEADMPHARVWSGR is encoded by the coding sequence TTGACCGATGTAGAGCCCGACTGTTTCGATGCGCACATTCGTTGGTATCCCGTCGCCGCTTCGCGTGAAGTCGGCAGGGGGCGCATCGTGCAGTCGATTCTCAATGGTCAGGAACTCGCACTTTGGCGCTCCGCGGACGGTGAAGCGCGCGCATGGGAAAACCGTTGCCCGCACCGCGGCACGCGTCTTTCCTTAGGATATGTCGCCGGTGACACGCTCAGTTGCGCCTACCACGGCTGGCGCTTCGACAAAGACGGCACCTGCACTTACATTCCCGCAAAACCAGATATTTCGCCGCCGCAAAGCGCATGCGCGAAAAGCTATGCTGCGCGCGAGGACAGCGGATTGATCTGGGCGACGCTCGGCGATATGCCGTGGAATGGTATCGGCGATGTGTCGATGCCGAGTGCGTTCTGTCGCAGCTTTGTCGTCTATCGATCGCCTCACTACACGCGCAGGTTTCTGCAGAACCACTTCGCGGCGGTGGGCGTGGACGATGCGATGATGGAACGGCGCGACGGGTCCGGCGCGCGCCACGTGCTTTTCCTTCAACCGATGAGCGGCGAGCGAACCGTCGTTTATCTGTGGATCGACGCCTTGGACGAAACCGGTAGCGCTTTGCACATTGATGCAATGTCGCGTGCAGCGCGCGAGTTCAAAAAACTGCGCACGCAGATCGAAGCCGATATGCCACATGCGCGGGTATGGAGCGGACGATGA
- a CDS encoding ABC transporter substrate-binding protein, whose protein sequence is MICIFAFGAMRGAVAAELRVGYWTSGISVGFGAVLEAQKFFEKQGLQVKFVHFPDVNGPTTALASNAIDLAFGASLAGAFSLAQQGVPVRIVAATQLVDAQVVVLADSPIRNFSELRGKKIGMSPLGSGTTGVGTAVLDGNYGLKLADYRLIAGDEPRLAQFLLQKNVDAAVIRPTTVAQVSDSATRIRVLGTLSDQWKQMTRSSSPPYIGVAVMRDEWLKSNPADAPKVLAAMREAVQFGAANPDAVVSILKKAANLNDSGARFYGDHWSTMNTVSLEPVDIATLKRTFDVFKASGTLKGELPADLFDPKPYLDAEKMK, encoded by the coding sequence ATGATCTGCATTTTCGCGTTCGGCGCCATGCGCGGTGCCGTTGCGGCCGAATTGCGCGTCGGCTACTGGACGAGCGGCATCAGCGTTGGTTTCGGCGCGGTGCTCGAAGCACAGAAGTTCTTCGAGAAGCAGGGCTTGCAGGTGAAGTTCGTGCATTTTCCCGATGTGAACGGGCCCACGACGGCGCTAGCCTCCAATGCGATCGATCTCGCGTTCGGCGCGAGTCTTGCCGGTGCATTCAGCCTCGCCCAGCAAGGCGTGCCGGTGCGCATCGTCGCGGCCACGCAGCTGGTCGACGCGCAAGTCGTGGTGCTTGCCGATTCGCCGATACGCAACTTTAGCGAGCTGCGCGGCAAGAAGATCGGCATGTCGCCGCTCGGCAGCGGGACGACCGGTGTCGGCACCGCGGTGCTCGACGGTAACTACGGTCTGAAGCTTGCCGATTACCGGCTGATAGCCGGCGACGAGCCTCGTCTTGCGCAGTTTCTGCTGCAAAAGAACGTCGACGCCGCGGTGATACGCCCGACGACGGTCGCTCAGGTGTCCGACAGCGCGACCCGGATTCGCGTGCTCGGCACGTTGTCCGATCAGTGGAAGCAGATGACCCGGTCTTCGTCGCCGCCATACATCGGCGTAGCCGTGATGCGCGACGAGTGGCTGAAGAGCAATCCGGCCGACGCGCCGAAGGTGCTCGCCGCCATGCGCGAAGCGGTGCAGTTCGGCGCCGCGAATCCCGATGCGGTCGTATCGATCCTGAAGAAGGCGGCCAACCTGAACGACAGCGGCGCGCGCTTTTACGGCGACCACTGGAGCACGATGAACACGGTCTCGCTTGAGCCCGTCGACATCGCCACGCTCAAGCGAACGTTCGACGTGTTCAAGGCGTCGGGTACCTTGAAGGGCGAGTTGCCTGCGGACCTGTTCGACCCGAAACCCTATCTTGACGCGGAGAAGATGAAATGA
- a CDS encoding GntR family transcriptional regulator, with protein MRAKIVSAGKAAGESMLLGESTYIAIRQAILSCTLQPGSMLTEAELMDRYGVGKSTCRLALARLTHEGLVRSVPRHGYVVVPITLKDVEEVFALRLILEPEAARLAAGHVDAKALMRIDKAARGNTASKNHGNQIGFFLDGNRAFHLQIASASGNERLVRSISVLFDEMARLVALGFSDEDDSPEISGDHRLLAEALGAGDGKTASRIARRHVERFRDMTMERVLRSMKEDFEHAPLMATGR; from the coding sequence ATGCGAGCAAAGATCGTATCAGCGGGTAAGGCGGCCGGCGAGAGCATGCTGCTGGGCGAATCCACGTATATCGCCATCAGGCAGGCCATTCTGTCCTGCACGTTGCAGCCGGGCAGCATGTTGACCGAAGCGGAGTTGATGGATCGATACGGTGTCGGCAAGTCCACCTGCCGCCTTGCGCTTGCGCGCCTTACGCACGAGGGCCTCGTGCGTTCGGTGCCGCGCCATGGCTATGTGGTCGTGCCGATCACGTTGAAGGACGTCGAGGAAGTGTTTGCACTGCGCCTGATCCTCGAACCGGAAGCCGCGCGGCTTGCGGCCGGGCACGTCGATGCGAAAGCGTTGATGCGTATCGACAAGGCGGCGCGCGGCAATACCGCGTCGAAGAATCACGGTAACCAGATCGGCTTCTTTCTCGACGGCAATCGCGCATTTCATTTGCAGATCGCATCGGCGTCCGGGAACGAGCGTCTGGTACGCAGTATCTCCGTGCTGTTCGACGAAATGGCGCGTCTCGTCGCACTGGGCTTTAGCGACGAGGACGACAGCCCGGAAATTTCCGGCGATCACCGGCTGCTGGCCGAAGCGCTCGGCGCCGGCGACGGCAAGACCGCGTCGCGCATCGCACGGCGGCATGTCGAGCGGTTTCGCGACATGACGATGGAGCGCGTATTGCGCAGCATGAAGGAGGATTTCGAGCACGCGCCGCTGATGGCAACAGGGAGGTAG